From Myxococcus stipitatus, one genomic window encodes:
- a CDS encoding Ig-like domain-containing protein, whose translation MHLEHTPGFFPAVRVSILLVSWVLAACGGGGGEKPLPPNPPTNKAPVAVNDVATTHEDTAVVIPAATLVSNDTDAEGDALGVTVVGAATHGTATLAGGSVTFTPEADFFGMATFEYTVSDGASTSTAKVTVTVVPVNDAPTAIADAARMDEDAVLVIPSTTLVANDTDVEGDALSVVAVGAATHGTVALSSDNVTFTPEPDFFGMATFEYTVSDGHGPHTSMVTITVNPVNDAPMGVADAVEIDEDAVMAIPAIVLVANDTDVEGDVLSMVAVGAATHGTVTLAGGDVHFTPEANFHGTAAFEYTVSDGVSTSTSTVTVTVYPVNDAPVAVADSVVADEGVELLVPVATLLANDTDVEGDALTVRQVANVRNGKAVLDGDAVRFTPTPGYVGAASFEYQVSDTHGATATGSVALRVRAYAPRSVVAGAGHTCALFPDGRVKCWGGNFVGQLGLGLTGHRGDDPGEMGDALPFVQLGTGQKATALGLGDRFTCALLASGAIKCWGINNSGQLGLGDTAHRGDGPGEMGDTLPPVALGTGRTAKALAVGGSHACALLDDGAVKCWGYNVYGQLGLGDRQTHGDGPGEMGDALPAVDLGTGRTAKALIAGSTHSCALLDDDTVKCWGENADGNLGLGDTRNRGDNPDEMGDALPAVDLGAGRTAKALTIGQGFTCASLDDGSVKCWGANGYGQLGLGDMENRGDGPGEMGDALPPVDFGTGRTAKALSAGMTYTCALLDNATVKCWGVARGSLGLGDTARRGDEPGEMGDALPPVDLGTGRTATSLAAGTHTCATFDDGAVKCWGDNTWGQLGLGHGANRGEKPNEMGDALPAIEL comes from the coding sequence ATGCATCTCGAACACACACCAGGATTCTTCCCCGCCGTCCGGGTCTCAATCCTTCTTGTCTCCTGGGTCCTCGCTGCATGTGGCGGCGGAGGAGGAGAGAAGCCGCTGCCGCCGAATCCTCCGACCAACAAGGCCCCTGTCGCGGTGAATGACGTGGCGACGACCCACGAGGACACCGCCGTGGTCATCCCGGCGGCCACGCTCGTCTCCAACGATACCGACGCGGAGGGGGATGCCCTCGGTGTCACCGTCGTCGGCGCGGCGACCCATGGCACCGCGACGCTCGCCGGCGGCAGCGTCACCTTCACCCCGGAGGCGGACTTCTTCGGGATGGCGACGTTCGAATACACGGTCAGCGATGGGGCGAGCACCAGCACCGCGAAGGTGACCGTCACGGTCGTCCCCGTGAACGACGCCCCGACGGCGATCGCCGATGCCGCGCGGATGGACGAGGATGCCGTGCTGGTCATCCCGTCCACGACGCTCGTCGCCAATGACACCGATGTCGAAGGCGACGCGCTCTCGGTGGTCGCGGTCGGCGCGGCGACCCATGGCACGGTGGCGCTGTCGAGCGACAACGTCACCTTCACCCCGGAGCCGGACTTCTTCGGGATGGCGACGTTCGAGTACACGGTCAGCGACGGGCACGGTCCCCATACGTCGATGGTGACCATCACGGTCAACCCGGTGAATGACGCCCCCATGGGGGTCGCCGATGCCGTGGAGATCGACGAGGATGCCGTGATGGCCATCCCGGCCATCGTGCTCGTCGCCAACGACACCGATGTCGAAGGTGACGTCCTCTCGATGGTGGCGGTCGGCGCGGCGACCCATGGCACCGTGACGCTGGCTGGTGGCGACGTCCACTTCACTCCGGAAGCGAACTTCCACGGAACGGCGGCGTTCGAGTACACGGTCAGCGACGGGGTCAGCACCAGCACCTCGACGGTGACGGTCACCGTCTACCCCGTGAATGACGCTCCCGTCGCCGTCGCCGATTCCGTCGTCGCGGACGAGGGGGTCGAGCTGCTCGTCCCGGTGGCGACGCTCCTCGCCAATGACACCGACGTGGAGGGAGATGCACTGACGGTGCGCCAGGTCGCGAACGTGCGCAACGGCAAGGCCGTGCTCGACGGTGACGCGGTGAGGTTCACGCCGACGCCCGGATACGTGGGCGCCGCCAGCTTCGAGTACCAGGTGTCCGACACCCACGGCGCGACCGCGACCGGCTCGGTCGCCCTGCGCGTCCGGGCCTATGCCCCGAGGTCGGTCGTCGCGGGGGCGGGACACACCTGCGCGCTCTTCCCGGATGGTCGCGTCAAGTGCTGGGGCGGGAACTTCGTTGGCCAGCTCGGGCTCGGGCTGACGGGTCACCGTGGGGATGACCCGGGAGAAATGGGGGACGCACTCCCATTCGTCCAGCTCGGCACGGGGCAGAAGGCGACGGCGCTCGGTCTCGGTGACCGCTTCACCTGCGCGCTCCTCGCGAGTGGCGCAATCAAGTGCTGGGGGATCAACAACTCGGGCCAGCTGGGGCTCGGCGATACGGCGCACCGTGGAGACGGGCCCGGAGAGATGGGGGACACGTTGCCCCCGGTCGCTCTCGGCACGGGGCGGACCGCGAAGGCGCTTGCCGTGGGTGGCTCTCACGCATGCGCGCTCCTCGACGATGGCGCGGTGAAGTGCTGGGGGTACAACGTCTACGGCCAGCTCGGGCTCGGCGACAGGCAGACGCATGGGGATGGCCCGGGTGAGATGGGCGACGCGCTGCCCGCCGTGGACCTCGGTACGGGGCGGACCGCGAAGGCGCTCATCGCGGGCTCGACCCACTCGTGCGCGCTCCTCGACGATGACACGGTCAAGTGCTGGGGCGAGAACGCCGATGGCAACCTCGGGCTCGGCGACACGAGGAACCGCGGAGACAACCCGGATGAGATGGGCGACGCGTTGCCCGCCGTGGACCTCGGTGCGGGGCGGACCGCGAAGGCGCTCACCATCGGGCAGGGCTTCACCTGCGCGTCCCTCGATGACGGCTCCGTCAAGTGCTGGGGAGCCAACGGCTATGGCCAGCTCGGGCTCGGCGACATGGAGAACCGAGGAGATGGCCCGGGCGAGATGGGCGACGCGCTGCCGCCCGTGGACTTCGGTACGGGGCGGACCGCGAAGGCGCTCTCCGCTGGCATGACCTACACGTGCGCGCTCCTCGACAACGCCACCGTCAAGTGCTGGGGAGTCGCCCGAGGGTCGCTCGGGCTCGGCGACACCGCCCGTCGCGGGGATGAGCCCGGTGAGATGGGCGACGCGCTGCCTCCAGTCGACCTCGGGACGGGCCGTACGGCGACGTCGCTCGCGGCTGGCACCCACACCTGTGCCACCTTCGACGATGGCGCCGTCAAGTGCTGGGGAGACAATACCTGGGGCCAGCTCGGGCTCGGCCACGGCGCCAACCGGGGGGAGAAGCCGAACGAGATGGGAGACGCTCTCCCAGCGATTGAACTGTAG
- a CDS encoding LytR/AlgR family response regulator transcription factor: MPSCVLAEDEALLRAALVELLGEVWPELALAAECEDGASALAAIATHQPDVAFLDIRMPGLTGLEVAAAVAEVSPRTQVVFVTAYDQHAVEAFEKGAVDYLLKPVSRERLVATMRRLRTRAASGGLEGAALASLVQKLSAALPSMKRTEPLVWLTATSGRETRLILVEDVAYFQADHKYTVVMTAEGEALLRKPIRELLDALDPAVFKQIHRSTIVNLRAIASVSRDDTGKGVLRLKHRPETLTVSQPFMFLFRGM; encoded by the coding sequence ATGCCCTCGTGCGTGCTCGCGGAGGATGAGGCGCTCCTGCGCGCCGCGCTCGTGGAGCTGCTCGGCGAGGTGTGGCCGGAGCTGGCGCTCGCCGCCGAGTGCGAGGACGGCGCCAGCGCGTTGGCGGCCATCGCCACCCACCAGCCCGACGTGGCCTTCCTCGACATCCGCATGCCGGGGCTGACGGGCCTGGAGGTCGCCGCGGCCGTGGCGGAGGTCAGCCCCCGCACGCAGGTCGTCTTCGTCACCGCGTATGACCAGCACGCGGTGGAGGCCTTCGAGAAGGGCGCGGTGGACTACCTGCTCAAGCCCGTCTCGCGGGAGCGGCTCGTGGCCACGATGCGACGGCTGCGGACGCGCGCGGCCTCGGGAGGACTGGAAGGCGCCGCGCTGGCCTCGCTGGTCCAGAAGCTGAGCGCGGCCCTACCGAGCATGAAGCGGACCGAACCCCTCGTCTGGCTCACCGCCACGTCCGGCCGGGAGACGCGCCTCATCCTCGTGGAGGACGTGGCCTACTTCCAGGCGGACCACAAGTACACCGTGGTGATGACGGCGGAGGGCGAGGCGCTCCTGCGAAAGCCGATTCGCGAGCTGCTCGACGCGCTCGACCCGGCCGTGTTCAAGCAGATCCACCGCTCCACCATCGTCAACCTGAGGGCCATCGCGTCGGTGTCTCGCGACGACACGGGCAAGGGCGTGCTCCGGCTGAAGCACCGTCCGGAGACCCTCACGGTGAGCCAGCCCTTCATGTTCCTGTTCCGCGGCATGTAG
- a CDS encoding sensor histidine kinase: MLASGLFIARITLAWLGMLLVVLVASLALAAPGVPPPEPLVLTLVVPCYMALRAFSHAQRVRLLVGRVDSRALSNRQWRQVELPFEAAEAFGLVEASLREMAHAEVMEGSLERLRARARLPRLDPYPSSPAGRLRLPRLLARQPYNHVLATVTPGEGVSRVTLICEPMAGAWLDMFRVDDGTNLENAETLTRALSRHVSERRRLEHEAAKQTTTEKELAVARLNLLQAQVEPHFLYNTLANAQVLTRGDPARAGEMLGHLITYLRHSLPRTSGAPSTLGEELERSRAYLDIMKIRMGARLNPQLDVPESLRALPFPPMMLQTLVENALKHGLEPRPGGGSVWIRARVSEDQLHVTVADDGQGLGARTTGTGVGLRNVRERLRLAYGDRASFSLSSNFPNGVAATLTLPMEVADHALVRARGG, translated from the coding sequence GTGCTCGCCAGTGGCCTGTTCATCGCCCGCATCACCCTGGCCTGGCTGGGGATGCTCCTCGTCGTCCTGGTGGCCTCGTTGGCGCTGGCGGCGCCCGGGGTCCCCCCTCCCGAGCCGCTCGTCCTGACCCTGGTGGTGCCCTGCTACATGGCCCTCCGGGCCTTCTCGCACGCGCAGCGGGTCCGGCTGCTCGTGGGGCGCGTGGACTCCCGCGCGTTGTCCAACCGCCAGTGGCGCCAGGTCGAGCTCCCCTTCGAGGCGGCGGAGGCGTTCGGGTTGGTCGAGGCGTCCCTGCGGGAGATGGCCCACGCGGAGGTGATGGAGGGCTCGCTCGAGCGGCTCCGGGCGCGTGCCCGGCTCCCCCGGTTGGACCCCTATCCGAGCAGCCCGGCCGGACGTCTGCGCCTGCCCCGACTGCTGGCGCGCCAACCCTACAACCACGTCCTCGCCACCGTGACCCCCGGCGAGGGCGTCAGCCGAGTCACGCTGATTTGCGAGCCGATGGCGGGGGCGTGGCTGGACATGTTCCGAGTGGACGATGGCACCAACCTGGAGAACGCGGAGACGCTGACGCGGGCCCTGTCCCGCCACGTGAGCGAGCGCCGGCGCCTGGAGCACGAGGCCGCGAAGCAGACCACCACCGAGAAGGAACTGGCCGTGGCCCGCCTCAACCTGCTGCAGGCCCAGGTGGAGCCTCACTTCCTCTACAACACGCTGGCCAACGCCCAGGTGCTCACCCGCGGCGACCCGGCGCGGGCCGGGGAGATGCTCGGCCACCTCATCACCTACCTGCGCCACTCGCTGCCGCGCACGTCGGGGGCGCCGTCGACGCTGGGCGAGGAGCTGGAGCGCTCCCGGGCCTACCTGGACATCATGAAGATTCGCATGGGGGCCCGCCTGAATCCCCAGCTCGATGTCCCCGAGAGCCTGCGAGCGCTGCCCTTCCCGCCGATGATGTTGCAGACCCTGGTCGAGAACGCCCTCAAGCATGGGCTGGAGCCGCGCCCCGGGGGCGGCTCGGTGTGGATTCGCGCGCGTGTCAGCGAAGACCAGCTCCACGTGACGGTCGCCGATGACGGCCAGGGACTGGGCGCGCGGACGACCGGCACGGGCGTTGGCCTGCGGAACGTGCGGGAGCGGCTGCGGCTCGCCTATGGCGACCGGGCTTCGTTCTCCCTGTCGTCGAATTTCCCCAACGGGGTCGCGGCGACGCTGACCCTTCCCATGGAGGTGGCGGACCATGCCCTCGTGCGTGCTCGCGGAGGATGA
- a CDS encoding DUF2306 domain-containing protein, producing the protein MASKAVWVLFAALCLAVGLYPSSYFLAASNFGLRAMKSRELLTDPVWNAAFYTHIALGGLALAIGWTQFVERLRLARPGAHRLLGKVYVGAVLLSGLAGVYVGFFASGGPIAASGFVSLGVVWLATTASAYWLIKRRRLDEHRLMMTYSYAACFAAVTLRLWMPVLAPALGGFIPAYRIVAWLCWVPNLGVAYLISRRQLRARELALS; encoded by the coding sequence ATGGCAAGCAAGGCAGTCTGGGTCCTCTTCGCCGCGCTCTGTCTGGCTGTGGGCCTCTATCCCAGCAGCTACTTCCTCGCGGCCTCGAACTTCGGACTCCGGGCCATGAAGAGCCGCGAGCTCCTCACCGACCCCGTCTGGAACGCGGCCTTCTACACGCACATCGCCCTGGGAGGACTCGCGCTGGCCATCGGCTGGACGCAGTTCGTCGAGAGATTGCGACTCGCGCGCCCGGGGGCACACCGGCTCCTCGGAAAGGTCTACGTCGGGGCGGTCCTGCTGAGCGGACTCGCCGGTGTCTACGTCGGCTTCTTCGCCTCGGGGGGCCCCATCGCCGCGTCGGGCTTCGTCAGCCTGGGCGTCGTCTGGCTCGCCACCACGGCCTCCGCCTATTGGCTCATCAAGCGCCGGCGACTCGATGAACACCGGCTCATGATGACCTACAGCTATGCCGCCTGCTTCGCGGCGGTCACGCTGAGACTCTGGATGCCCGTCCTGGCTCCCGCCCTGGGCGGCTTCATCCCGGCCTACAGAATCGTCGCCTGGCTCTGCTGGGTCCCCAACCTCGGCGTGGCCTACCTCATCTCGCGCAGACAGCTCCGGGCACGCGAACTCGCGCTCTCGTGA
- a CDS encoding aldo/keto reductase family oxidoreductase, with protein sequence MSSIDQVGTFSLGDRRVKRLGYGAMQLAGPGVFGPPKDRSAALAVLREAVELGVDHIDTSDFYGPHITNQLIREALHPYREGLTLVTKVGARRGAEGSWVPAFSREELTQAVHDNLRNLGLEVLNVVNLRSMLNVHHPEEGSLEAPLRVLADLQKQGLICHIGLSNVTRTQFSEGRRVCDIVCVQNQYNLAHRGDDALIDELAREGVAYVPFFPLGGFTPLQSSTLSDVAARLGATAMQVALAWLLRRSPNILLIPGTSSVAHLRENLAAAELRLPDEVVRSLDTVAELRQAH encoded by the coding sequence ATGTCCAGCATCGATCAGGTCGGGACGTTCAGCCTTGGCGACCGCCGCGTGAAGCGGCTCGGCTATGGCGCCATGCAACTGGCGGGGCCCGGGGTGTTCGGCCCCCCGAAGGACCGGAGCGCGGCCCTGGCCGTGCTACGTGAGGCCGTCGAGCTCGGGGTCGACCACATCGACACCAGTGACTTCTATGGCCCGCACATCACCAATCAGTTGATCCGCGAAGCGCTGCACCCATATCGAGAGGGCCTCACCCTCGTCACCAAGGTCGGCGCCCGGCGGGGCGCGGAGGGTTCCTGGGTCCCCGCCTTCTCCCGCGAGGAGCTGACCCAGGCGGTCCACGACAACCTCCGCAATCTGGGGCTGGAGGTGCTCAACGTGGTCAACCTCCGCAGCATGCTCAACGTGCACCACCCCGAGGAGGGCTCCCTGGAAGCGCCGCTCCGAGTGCTCGCGGACCTCCAGAAGCAGGGGCTCATCTGTCACATCGGCTTGAGCAATGTGACGCGCACGCAGTTCTCGGAAGGACGCCGCGTCTGCGACATCGTCTGCGTGCAGAACCAGTACAACCTGGCGCATCGAGGAGACGACGCGCTGATCGACGAACTCGCCCGGGAGGGCGTCGCCTATGTACCGTTCTTCCCGCTCGGCGGCTTCACCCCGTTGCAGTCTTCGACCTTGTCCGACGTCGCCGCGCGCCTGGGTGCCACCGCCATGCAGGTGGCGCTCGCCTGGCTCCTCCGTCGCTCCCCCAACATCCTCCTGATTCCCGGCACCTCGTCCGTCGCGCACCTACGGGAGAACCTCGCCGCCGCCGAGCTCAGGCTTCCGGACGAGGTGGTCAGGTCGCTGGACACCGTGGCGGAGCTACGACAGGCCCATTGA
- a CDS encoding GNAT family N-acetyltransferase — protein sequence MFLRNVTDEDLPIFFQHQRDEVALRMAAFPAREHDAFLNHWRTKVLRPENESRTIVADGEVAGYVSSWEQDGQRLVAYWVGREHWGKGIATRALSEFLVLEATRPLHAWVAVHNIGSRRVLEKCGFREVAHENPPQEDGVAEVLMMLGPK from the coding sequence GTGTTCCTGCGCAACGTCACGGATGAAGACCTCCCGATTTTCTTCCAGCACCAGCGGGACGAAGTCGCGCTACGCATGGCCGCGTTCCCGGCGAGGGAACACGATGCCTTCCTGAACCACTGGCGCACGAAGGTCCTCCGCCCCGAGAACGAGAGCCGGACCATCGTCGCTGACGGAGAGGTCGCCGGGTACGTCAGCAGCTGGGAACAGGACGGCCAGCGACTCGTCGCCTATTGGGTGGGTCGCGAGCATTGGGGCAAGGGCATCGCGACCCGGGCGCTCTCGGAGTTCCTCGTGCTCGAGGCGACGCGTCCGCTCCATGCCTGGGTCGCGGTCCACAACATCGGGTCGCGCCGCGTCCTCGAGAAATGTGGCTTCCGCGAGGTAGCCCATGAGAACCCGCCGCAGGAGGACGGAGTGGCCGAGGTCCTCATGATGCTCGGTCCGAAGTGA
- a CDS encoding Ig-like domain-containing protein produces MFGSQRLVDDGQAGRAIGRSDPEVNFFGKATFEYTVSDGHLTSTATVTVTMGGHGCATLDDGNTRCWGNNQRGQLGLGDTANRGSRPGEMGDGLPAVDW; encoded by the coding sequence ATGTTTGGGTCTCAACGACTCGTGGATGACGGTCAGGCGGGCCGCGCCATTGGTCGCAGCGACCCGGAGGTGAACTTCTTCGGGAAGGCGACGTTCGAGTACACGGTCAGCGACGGGCACCTCACCAGCACCGCGACGGTGACCGTCACGATGGGTGGCCACGGCTGCGCCACCCTCGACGATGGCAACACCAGGTGCTGGGGAAACAATCAGCGAGGGCAGCTGGGGCTCGGCGATACGGCGAACCGTGGCTCTCGGCCGGGTGAGATGGGGGACGGTCTCCCGGCCGTCGACTGGTAG
- a CDS encoding AraC family transcriptional regulator, with translation MTTARPPATLASPDLDALATLLKRHTPTDGIHPTAIPRLVLIRASEPSTPLHALHAPALCIVAQGRKQVLLADELYVYGPDQCLVASVDLPVTGQIIEASPDQPYLCLRLDLEPGQLGDMMMEAELEAPAASELARGLALGPVGTPLLDATTRLVRLLDTPRDIPVLAPLVIREILYRLLSGDNTSRLRRIAMADSRLHSVTRAIHWIKEHYAAPMRIEQLARTVHMSPSALHHHFKSVTSMSPLQYQKQLRLQEARRLMLAQTMDAAMAGHSVGYESPSQFSREYSRMFGAPPSRDIARIRESLGAT, from the coding sequence ATGACGACCGCCCGCCCCCCAGCGACCCTCGCGAGTCCGGACCTGGACGCGCTGGCGACCCTGCTGAAGCGCCATACGCCCACGGACGGCATCCACCCGACGGCCATCCCCCGGCTGGTCCTCATCCGCGCTTCGGAGCCCTCCACCCCGCTCCACGCGCTGCACGCCCCCGCGCTGTGCATCGTCGCGCAGGGCCGCAAGCAGGTGCTGCTCGCGGACGAGCTCTATGTCTATGGGCCGGACCAGTGCCTCGTCGCGTCCGTGGACCTCCCCGTCACGGGACAGATCATCGAGGCGTCCCCCGACCAGCCCTACCTCTGCCTCCGGTTGGACCTGGAGCCCGGTCAGCTGGGAGACATGATGATGGAGGCGGAGCTGGAAGCGCCCGCCGCCAGCGAGCTGGCCCGAGGACTGGCGCTGGGCCCGGTGGGCACGCCCCTGCTGGATGCGACGACGCGGCTCGTGCGGCTGTTGGACACGCCACGCGACATCCCCGTGCTGGCGCCGCTCGTCATCCGCGAAATCCTCTACCGCCTGCTGTCCGGTGACAACACCTCGAGGCTGCGGAGGATCGCCATGGCGGACAGCCGCCTGCACTCCGTCACCCGCGCCATCCACTGGATCAAGGAACACTACGCCGCGCCCATGCGCATCGAACAACTCGCGCGCACGGTGCACATGAGCCCGTCCGCGCTTCACCACCACTTCAAATCCGTCACGTCGATGAGCCCGCTGCAATACCAGAAGCAGCTGCGGCTGCAGGAGGCACGGCGCCTGATGCTCGCGCAGACCATGGATGCGGCGATGGCGGGACACTCCGTGGGTTACGAGAGCCCGTCCCAGTTCAGTCGCGAGTACAGCCGGATGTTCGGCGCCCCTCCGTCCCGCGACATCGCGCGCATTCGGGAGTCGCTGGGCGCGACGTGA
- a CDS encoding putative quinol monooxygenase → MKQPDNESEFLRIARALASAAAGEPGTLRYQWFVTQHPGHYSILEEYVDADAAETHNGNVGALLVELFSVAELVSVSFHGELNKYLRDWASGRDGVSLHTPL, encoded by the coding sequence GTGAAGCAGCCGGACAATGAGTCGGAGTTCCTCCGGATCGCCCGTGCGTTGGCGTCCGCCGCCGCGGGCGAACCGGGGACGTTGCGCTATCAGTGGTTCGTCACCCAGCATCCGGGGCACTATTCGATTCTCGAGGAGTACGTCGACGCCGACGCGGCCGAGACGCACAACGGGAATGTCGGTGCCCTGCTCGTCGAGTTGTTCTCCGTGGCCGAGCTGGTGTCGGTGTCGTTCCACGGCGAGCTCAACAAGTACTTGCGCGACTGGGCCTCCGGTCGGGACGGGGTCTCGCTCCATACGCCGTTGTGA
- a CDS encoding SDR family oxidoreductase codes for MATNIQGKVVAITGASSGIGEATARLLAQQGAKVVLGARREERLVALAAELKAAGGDARARAVDVTRREDVERFVDFTLKEFGRLDVLVNNAGVMPLSLLERLKVDEWDRMIDVNIRGVLHGIAAALPVMKRQKAGQFINLSSIGGHAVSPTAAVYCATKFAVLAISEGLRQEVGGDLRVTVISPGVTTSELAESISDANARDVMREFRKVAIPAEAVARSISYAISQPADVDVSEIIIRPTASPY; via the coding sequence ATGGCGACGAACATCCAGGGCAAGGTGGTGGCCATCACCGGAGCAAGCAGCGGTATCGGCGAGGCGACGGCTCGTCTGCTCGCCCAGCAGGGCGCGAAGGTGGTGCTGGGCGCGCGCCGTGAGGAGCGACTGGTCGCGCTGGCCGCGGAGCTGAAGGCCGCGGGCGGCGATGCGCGAGCGCGCGCGGTGGACGTGACGCGGCGGGAGGACGTGGAGCGCTTCGTGGACTTCACGCTGAAGGAGTTCGGTCGGCTGGACGTCCTCGTCAACAACGCGGGCGTGATGCCGTTGTCGCTGCTGGAGCGGTTGAAGGTGGACGAGTGGGACCGGATGATCGACGTGAACATCCGTGGTGTGCTGCATGGCATCGCGGCGGCCCTGCCGGTGATGAAGCGGCAGAAGGCGGGGCAGTTCATCAACCTGTCCTCCATTGGCGGTCATGCGGTGAGCCCGACGGCGGCGGTCTACTGCGCCACGAAGTTCGCGGTGCTGGCCATCTCGGAGGGGCTGCGCCAGGAGGTCGGCGGGGACCTCCGCGTGACGGTCATCTCTCCGGGCGTCACGACGTCGGAGCTGGCGGAGAGCATCAGCGACGCGAACGCGCGCGACGTGATGCGCGAGTTCCGCAAGGTCGCCATCCCCGCGGAGGCCGTCGCGCGCTCCATCAGCTACGCCATCAGCCAGCCCGCGGACGTCGACGTCAGTGAAATCATCATCCGTCCCACCGCGAGCCCTTACTGA
- a CDS encoding YciI family protein, translating to MAYMLLVIEESKRKKSRPPEEARREMERMGGFVEDLKARGVWKASDSLRSVTEGVRVEVRGGQRALRDGPFAEAKEVVGGYILFDCPTREEALAIASACPAAEWSTVELREIGVCYEED from the coding sequence ATGGCGTACATGCTGTTGGTCATCGAGGAGAGCAAGCGCAAGAAGAGCCGGCCACCCGAGGAAGCGCGTCGCGAGATGGAGCGGATGGGCGGCTTCGTCGAGGACCTCAAGGCCCGCGGGGTGTGGAAGGCGAGCGACTCGCTCCGGTCCGTCACGGAAGGGGTGCGGGTCGAGGTCCGCGGCGGCCAGCGCGCCCTCCGCGATGGCCCGTTCGCCGAAGCCAAGGAGGTCGTCGGAGGCTACATCCTCTTCGACTGCCCTACCCGGGAAGAGGCGCTCGCCATCGCCAGTGCGTGTCCCGCGGCCGAGTGGTCGACGGTCGAGCTGCGTGAAATCGGCGTCTGCTACGAGGAAGACTGA
- a CDS encoding DUF998 domain-containing protein, with product MSSSVHPPRATLAAGIAVPFLYFGTQLAAAPFNPGYSFLRQTASMLGSDRAAHPGLFNLGVALTGLATLFAAAGYFCGFRVLRAPAALRWLVFLALEGLGLATLRAARFPLPDPRHASGPLIVGAVLLPTLLLAALWRQREARRLRVYLLATNGLLLALVPLMTGWSGLDVRGFEGLLQRLFALVIYPPIGVGAWFLAKQLRRTAPDGAWNA from the coding sequence ATGTCCTCGTCCGTCCATCCCCCCCGCGCCACCCTGGCCGCGGGCATCGCGGTTCCCTTCCTCTACTTCGGCACACAGCTGGCCGCCGCACCGTTCAACCCCGGCTACAGCTTCCTCCGTCAGACGGCGAGCATGCTGGGGTCGGACCGCGCCGCGCACCCGGGGCTGTTCAACCTGGGCGTGGCGTTGACGGGGCTCGCGACGTTGTTCGCCGCCGCGGGCTATTTCTGTGGCTTCCGGGTGCTGCGGGCGCCCGCGGCGCTGCGCTGGCTGGTGTTCCTCGCGCTGGAGGGACTGGGACTCGCGACGTTGAGGGCCGCGCGGTTCCCCCTGCCGGACCCACGTCATGCCTCGGGGCCGCTCATCGTGGGCGCGGTGCTCCTGCCCACGCTCCTCCTGGCCGCGCTCTGGCGCCAGCGCGAAGCCCGGAGGCTGCGCGTCTACCTCCTCGCGACGAACGGGCTCCTGCTCGCGCTCGTTCCCTTGATGACCGGTTGGAGCGGACTGGACGTGAGGGGCTTCGAGGGGCTGCTCCAGCGGCTCTTCGCCCTGGTCATCTATCCCCCCATCGGCGTGGGCGCGTGGTTCCTCGCGAAACAGCTCCGCCGGACCGCTCCGGACGGGGCCTGGAATGCATGA
- a CDS encoding DapH/DapD/GlmU-related protein, translating into MPIDRLMRIHSPESLASGERVFSPEFKAMSERVLRATELTSRLNVLPFEDEAGKAKLFEQLLGRPLPRRVTIYPPFYTDHGLHLELSERVFINQGCTFLDYAGIRLGEGVMVGPKATFITVSHPVDPGDRRLYLTGAPIDVAENVWIGAGATILPGVRIGRDAVIAAGAVVVDDVPAASLVTGAKATVRRRW; encoded by the coding sequence ATGCCCATCGACCGTCTCATGCGCATCCACAGCCCTGAATCGCTCGCGAGCGGGGAGCGGGTCTTCAGCCCCGAGTTCAAGGCGATGAGCGAGCGGGTGCTGCGCGCCACCGAGCTGACGTCGCGCCTCAACGTCCTGCCTTTCGAGGACGAGGCGGGCAAGGCGAAGTTGTTCGAGCAGCTCCTGGGCCGACCGCTCCCGAGGCGGGTCACCATCTATCCTCCGTTCTACACGGACCATGGCCTCCACCTGGAGCTCTCGGAGCGTGTGTTCATCAACCAGGGCTGCACGTTCCTCGACTACGCCGGCATCCGGCTGGGCGAGGGGGTGATGGTCGGCCCGAAGGCCACGTTCATCACCGTCAGCCACCCGGTCGACCCGGGCGACCGGCGGCTGTACCTCACGGGCGCTCCCATCGACGTGGCGGAGAACGTGTGGATCGGCGCGGGCGCGACGATTCTGCCCGGGGTCCGTATCGGGCGAGATGCCGTCATCGCGGCCGGGGCGGTCGTCGTCGACGACGTGCCCGCGGCGAGCCTGGTGACGGGCGCCAAGGCGACGGTCCGCCGCCGGTGGTGA